tatCCGCAGAATGATAGATTTGcttccttctcctttccAGCGTGTGTCCGCACTCTGCCCGACGGCACATGAGGTCAAACGCCACGCCACTCAATCGTGTCCCTCCTTTCCATCCCCGGCCCGCCCCACAGCCCCCGCCCCGCGGCGTGAGGCAGCCGTGGAGAggcacgcgcggcgcagcgacgcgccgGTCTAGCCATCCCCCCATGGCCCCTGCGCCGAACGCTGCCCACACCCTCGGTGCATCGCTCGCGGGGTGGCGCGGGCGTGTTCACTGTCGCCGGTCGCTCGGGCGGCGCTACGTCGTGGGTGCTCGGCCTGGTCACCGCCAACGGCGGTTCGGCATTGGAAGGGGTtggggggctgcttggcttcccctCGCGCACAGGGGATGGGGTCGCTGGGCCCCGCGCTgcgaggcgtgtgtgtgtgtgtgtgtgtgcgtgtgcgcgcgtgtatatgtcccctccctcttcgtcGTGGGGGGAGCGGTGCGCGGAAAAATCGGGGACGCCGAAAATGCGAACTGCTTATTGGTGCGTTGCTCTTGTCATGTGAACCGAACTCTCGATGGGGAAAAGATAACGATGCGACATGGTGCAATGATGCTCGAGCGCCTCTCCCGCCACACGAAGTCGACATGCGTGTAGGGtagaggggaaggggcgcgcgcgttgctgtGGATGCTTCTCCCCGGCGATCTCCCTCTCGAACTGCCGCTAGCTTCGCGGCTTACTGTCATGAACGCCTGCCTCCGTCTCTATCCTAcgccaccctctcctctccccgtctcaacggctccctccccccccccttccacacgcacacgcacacacgcacacaacaggGACGCCCTATCACCCCCGTTCATCGTAAAAAGACCCACAATACCGCCTGCTCCGCCGGTCAAGCCTGACGACGGTGCAAGGGAGACCTGGGAGAGGCCACACCTTGACAATGtcagcaacgccgccgccgccgccgccgccttcgtcCAACGCCTCCACCGGTTatccgcacacgcgcgcttcTCCTGGAACGTACCGCGGGGCAGGCAGGGGCGCGTATTCGCGGGGGCCGTCGTACCAATCATCCGGctcatcgccgtcgtcatcgccgaTCTACACATCGGGCCCCtcgcgccgcggtggcggtaaCACGCGCGTTCGCGTGCATACATACGGCTTCGTCCACGCTGATCCAGCAGCGTCACTTGCGGCGGCCCCCCCAGCGTCGCATACGTCTGCGCCACGCGCCACCCCTGAtgtcgccacgccgccgctgccctccgcctcttccgcggcttcgccgcctctctcgtCCATCTCGAGCGATGTTCTGAGCAGCCTCAACGCCAGTGTGCAGGAGAGCCTCTCCGGGTACCTGTACACGGACGCCAtcgagctggcgcagcgcctcttcgACCTGGAGGCGTCCTacgcgcacctgcacctGCTCGCGCACTGCTACACCGTCAGTGGGGCGACCGGCACGGCGTACCGGCTGCTGCAACACTACTACCCTTTCCTGGAGCTGCATGTGACACGACCGCGGACGGCTGGTGCTTCTACAagtgctgctggcggagcggcaggGGGGGTGGGCAGCGGTGTCCTTCCCTTCGACGCTCGCCGCACCTGGACAGCCTCTTACGGCGTGCATCCGTCGCAGCATCCGTTTTCGTCGGGCATGCCCTCGGCGACAGCAGCTGTAACGTTCTCAGCTTCGAGCAACGAGAACAACCTCACCTCGGACGAGTTCGAGCTGGGCTACGAGACGGTTGACCTGCAGTCGCAGTGGGATTGCCAGTACCTCCTCGGTGTGTGCTGCTACCGCACGCAGCACTACGAGGACGGCGCCAGGGtgctgtcgcagctgctgtaCGTGTGCCATCAAGTCACCACAACCTCTAGCGTTCTTCGGCGgaggctgcagcagcttcgccagcagcagcagcaggtgacCGTGCGCAGTGATacgagcgaggaggacgacgctggtgtggcggcagcagtacGTGCCACGGAGAGACAGCTGCGGGCCTGTGCCTTCGTGACGGAGGCGCGCACTTCGCAGGTGCTCTACTGGTTGGGTCTGTGCGAGAAGCATCGCCAGCGGCACCCGATCGCGGCTgagcacctgcgccgcgcctACGTGGCCAACCCGCTTCGTCTGGATGCGTTCCAGGAATACGTGCACTTGGCGTGGCCGTCGGAGCAGGTGGTGCAGTCGCTGCTTGCTGTGAAGACGTCGCTGATCGAGGAAGAAGATGGTGCGGAGGTCGATGTCACGGAGCCACCACAGCAACGCCAACGACCTCCCCAGCGTCGCGGCCGAGACGCCACCGACATTGCTGTCGATGTGGACGCCgatgcagacgacgaggagcagcgtgctccatgcagcgccgctgctgttgctgctctcgctagcggcagtggtggtagCCATAGTGCTGCCTCTGTCTCACCGCATGCGACGCAGCTGGTGCGAACAGGCCCTtcggcggtgacgctgctaGCCCCTCGTCTcacggcacagcagcggcggtgcgcacagcagcacctgcggcCGTTCCTGCACGCTGCCTTCCTCGGTATTACCTACCGCTGCCCAGAGGCAGTGGAAGCCCTTCACGCGCTGCTGGcccaagagcagcagcaacagcgagcggcagcggcagcgctgggatcggcgtcgtcgcccaCGGTGGCAAGCCTGCACGGCTCAGCGCGTGCTGTTATGGTGCgttcgtcctcctcctcttctgcgccgctgtggaAGAACCaaggtggcggcagcgcaacAGCAGGGGCCGTGGCATCCACCACATCGCCTTggctgctccgccagctcgcCCTCGCCCACTTCCACAACGGCGATATTCAGGAGAGCGCGGACGCcttcgagcagctgctgcgtaCCGCGCCGTGGGAGCTGACGAACCCGGCACTCATCTTCTACAGCACGGCTTTGTGGCACCTGAAAAGTGAGAGTGCGCTGGGCAGCCTCGCGCAACGCCTCACCGACGCCGAGCCGctcagcgccaccaccctGTGTGTCGTCGCCAACGCATACAGCCTCATCAAGGACCCTCGCGACGCCTTGGTAATGCTGAAGCGGGCTGTGCAggtggcgccgacgctgGCGTACGCGCACGCCCTACACGGGTACGAGCTGCTCGGCCAAGACAGcaaggcagaggcagaggcggagtTCAAGGCGGCGCTCGCCGTGGACGCGTCGCTCTACATTGCCTACGCTGGCCTTGGGGAGCGCTTCATGCGGGAGGAGCAGATCGACAAGGCGCGGGGGTACTACAAGGAGGCAGTGAAGTTGAACCCGACCCCGGCCATCGTCAACCGCTTCGCCCTGACGTATCACCGCCAGGGCAAGTCGCTTGCCGACCTCAAGACGGCACTGCGGCTGTACACAGAATCGCTGGAGCGACACCCGAACAACGTCAcagcgcgacggcagcgcgccgacgTCCTGCTGCGGCTCGATCAGCCGATGCAAGCACTGGAGGAGCtcaaggcgctgctggtgcagtGCCCTGGCGAAGCTGTCGTGTACGTGACCTTGGCGGAATGCATGGTGTGTCTGCGGCGTCCACACGAGGCCCTGCAGCACTACCAGACAGCCATGCACCTTGACCCCCGGCGGGAGAGCTACGTGCAGGGCTGCATCGACCAACTCGTCGCAGCGAACATGCTGTAACGCTGCTGAAGTTGTGCCGGGTATGGGTGGCAGCGCTGTGGACATGGACAACAGTCTTTCAGGTGTTcagcacacagagaggaaaGACACGGATGCAGAGAGGAGaagtggggggaggggcgggcaCGAGTGCACCCGACACCGATTCGGTATGGTGTGCGCCGTCCTGTGTCGACAGTGCCGTTGTGCCGCACATAGATGGGTGTTTACCTTTCTGTTTTTTCACTCTCCTTGTATGAGATAtcgacgcagctgcgcacctcCCCGCCGGACGTGCGTCAGAGACGCGCGTACTCTGTGAAGTGCCGCGCGCGAGATAGATAAATAGCAGTACTCCTCTTCATCGCGTCCGCGGCCACTGTCGTTGTCGTCCTGCGGTACATccttgtgcttgtgcgcccGTATGCCTTTTCTGTCTGGACGCCCCAGCCGCACATTGCGTTCCATAAGAACGATGCTGTTCCGTGCTGCCCAGGATCGCATCGAAACGCCTGTACCACACAGTCATGCCTGCTACCCTGTCcgaccccacccccttcctcccttcctccctcccaacacacacacacgtatgtatgtatatatatatatatatacatacgcACGCTCTCGGCTCTATGCAACTTCTACTGTTTCGTTGTCATCTCGCGTCTCTGCTGCGCATCTCCTCGAGGGCAAGCTGCTTTCCAACACGCTCGAACACCGGCACTGGCACCGGCACTGGCACTGGCACTggcaccggcaccggcaccggcacGCGCACTTGCGGCtgcaccccaccaccaccagccgctgatctttttcgttttcggtcggctgcgccgctgcttcttgtTGGTGTTTGGTGTTTAGAATGGCCTCCGGCGACCGCATCACGTTGGTCGATGACGCCTCCGTCATCTGCGAAGACGTCGTCAACGCGCTCTTCAGCCACGAAACGCGCTATCAGCACAGCAAGATCGCCGGCCTCGTCTCCGCCATCTCCGATcaggtggtgcagcggctgacgcaggaggcgaagctgccgcgcaagtacgtcgtcctcgtcacAATCCTCCAGAAaaacggcgctggcgtgcagACAATCTCGTCGTGCTCATGGAACCCAACGAGTGATGCGTGCTACGTGTACAAGGCGGAGAATAAAGCCATGCACTGCATCATCACGGTCTACGGTGTCACCGTATAGCCGCGCGATCACGAGTGATCGGGCACACGCGTCCTGTTTCAGCAcactgcctctctctctctctttcataTGTATAACACCAGCCCACGAACCGCggcgcatgcacatgcacatgcgcagcgATGGTGAAGAACGCGTGATGGGGTGCCATGACCGCGTCACGTAACGGGGACCCTCCTCGAGCCCACCGTCCCCCTACATTATAGCCGCTGTCCATGCGATTCACCTGCGCGCTCCGCttggggtgggggggaggagggggtcgTGCAACCGAATCGCCgcactcgcgcagcacctacgtgtgtgtatatgtgtcCTTCCGCCGGTGCGGCCGCCTATCACCGCGCTCGCTAGTGCATCTTGTGGCGGGGTCCGCGAGTGTCTTCCTCTCCGCACGCATCTGCACACGTTGGTCGGCGTTGCCAACCCCGGCAGGtacacaggcacgcgcaccaccgctgtcCTTTTCCCAGCAGTGGTATCGAGCTCGCTTCGACACGCTTATGTGTACTGCGAGGAAGTCTCGCCTTGGGCAGTGGGTGCAGCCAGCCACCCATCGCGCTCTGCCGTTGCAACTTCCTGTGCCTTCCACAGTCAGTCCGTGAGCAGCTGACCGCCGTCTCAAGGAAGGACAGGAGATCTTCTCCGCGCACCACTACTGCACCCCGCCCCTCTATACCTTCTGCTCCCCTCACAAGCACCTTTCTCAGCGAGCGACCCCAGCATCCGCTCTTCGGCGATGGTTTTCCTCGTCCAGACGGGGCCCCGTCCCGAGTCGAGCTCGCCTGATCGGACCCGAACGATAGTCCCCGTGCACAGgctggtgcagcacagccggcatgccctctctctcatgcTTGCATAGATCACCCGACGACTGCACAGGTGGCAGGCCGTATCCCATCCTCCATGGGTCCATCGGGGGGTCCAGGGAGGGGCGGCCTTCTCATGTCGAAATCCTTCACctgaaggagggggagggatcgccctccacctcctccgccaagCCCTGGGGGCGTTGACCCCGGGCGCTACACCCGTACGCTCAGCGACGGGATTCACCGCAAGCAGAACAAGCTCCATCGCGGCTCGCGTCACACCGAAGGACGACCTACGGACGCTCCCCCAGtcatccgcagcagccttcGAGCGCCTCAGCAGGAACAGGCTATTCCAGGCCAACGGCAGTGCTCGTCAccacgtggcgcagcggcttgtGTCGAGAATCGACCGCATCGCCTCGCGTCGACACGGCCAGCAAGCCGCATGCCCATCACCGAACCGCCCTTTGCCGGAATCCCTCGATGCTGCGCGGAGCGGGGCTGTGggtgggcggcagcgacaaggagcaacgcgaggctgctgcacacggcACCTTCTCCTCAAGGGTGGCGAGACCTTTTCGAACCGGAAGATGACGGCTTACCAGGTGATGAAGGTGAAGCGTTCACCAGCTGGGAGGAGGCACCATGCAAGCTGCTTCCAGCAGCCTATCGACCGAATACGGCACCGCGTTCGCCCGGGACACCGGCAACCCGGGCAACGAGAACAGCGTGCACGCCTCGAAGGCGGTGTTCGACTTCTTCGTGACGCATGCGCGGCACGGACGGCGTTTCGCTCTCGGTGCCCCTCGGACCAAAGACGAGGCCCTTAGGGGACGGAGTAGCTGAAGCCTTCTACGCTGAGTCGGAGGCCGCAGCGTGGGCACGCGCTAACCAGCACCGGTCGACCGAACGCGACGCCGTCATCACGAGTCACAgagaccccccccccaccccaaaACAACAGCGACACgtgggcggaggaggaggctccGGCGCGAGCACTCAGGGCGGCAACAACAGGAGAAAAATGTGCCACCAAACGCCTTCGTGCGAGTCTTGACGCAAGGccacctccacacacacacacacacacacacacacacaaattTATGCGCGCCGTTGGATCCGTCTGCCTCGCCGactgagggagaggaggcgagggggcATCGAGAACGGACGCTCCTCGACACGGCATCACGGGCCGAAGGGGCTCTCTTCCCGCTGCGTTCAGAACGGCCGACAACGCAGTACGACTTGCTACCATTTTTCCCGCTCCGTCGCACCTTTGGTGAATCATCCCCGCGTCCTCGCTGGGAAGacggccagcagctgcgacgaAGTCTGCCGTCTGACCCCGCAGGGCTTCCTAAGCGTCTCCAGCGCCAAAGTAGCGCCTTACCCtggggcggaggcgaagtCGAGTCGGAGCGCGGCCCTTCTGTCTGgacctcgtcggcgtcgtgcgGCTCAGTGTTAAGCGACACGGTCGAGCACGCCCCTCCGCAATTTGGATTGCCGGtccatgcgtgtgtgccgctggtggcgcgGCCCCTTACTCGCTCCTCTACACCTTgaccctcttctctctcttgctctctcgcgcgcgcgctggcgaaggaaccggcgtgtgcgcatgccgTGCACAGCTGCTGACCtccgcaccgcctctctgcagcctcctctcttctcgaAAGTCAAGGGCCTCTTCACGCTACTTgaccacccaccccctcccagcgcgtctgcgggcctttcgctctctctctctctctctctctctgtctgtgtgtgtgtgtgtgtgcacgcgcgtgacGGAAGCactggcggaggtggtgcacgcGTTTCGGTGACCCACACGCCCTCCAGGTGCTCACGATGCTCCGGCGAGGTCTGTGGCGATATCGCCGCATCAGCTACGTAACGGATGTGGAGGGGGACTTTGCGTACTTTCAGCGCTTCGTCTGTCTCTCGCGAGTGCTTCGGTGGGAACCGGCGGAAGCTGCGGTCTCCGCCAACCCTCCCCACCCTTCCGCCGGGAGCAGCAACGGCTCGAGAGCCGCGAATGATCGGTGGGCCCCCCTGTCGTCTGTCGCGCCTACAGCTCCCTCGGGGGAGTTCCCAGCAAGCGATGCTGCGGCCAACACGCAAGCGctgcacaccaccaccaccactgccgccacggctgccTACGAGCCGGGGTATTGCCGTCTTGTAGACCTCTCTCGCTATCGTCTAGGCTTCCAAGACGCGACCTCGCACTTCGTCTTTGGTGGCGACGCCTTCGACCACGGCAGCGACATCACGTTTGGCAAGGCGCTGCTCGACTTCAAGCGCCGCTTCCCATCACgcgtgcacctgctgcttGGGAACCGGGACGTGAACAAGATGGCCATGTACCCGCGCATGGCGTGCGAGGTCGCAGGCATGACCCCCGACGCAGCCGAGAACGCCGTCTTCACGCTACTGCCGCCATCGACGAAGACCGTCAGGGCGACGTCGATGGCGACAGCGCTGCGGTACCGAGACTTCCTACtcgagcagcgacagcgagaAGAATCGCAACGGCAGGGCGGCGCAGGGCACGCTGCATCAAGCCCATGCGGTGGCACTTCtagcgacagcagcggcgataCCCtgcgcgcagacgccgtTTCTTTCCTGCAGTGGGCATTGCAGTACAAGCTCGGCGGCCCGAACGCCTTTGCTCACCGGcggcaggagctgcgcgagatggCAGCCATGATGACCGAAGGGTGTGgggcggtgacggcagcaCCCCCCGCAGCTGGTGCGGAGGCTATGAGGGACGGCATTGCGtatgacgaggacgccgtgGTTGCCGCCTCGTTCTTCACTGCCGCGCAGCCCGGAGGCGTCTACTACGAGTACATccgcgtcggcgtcctcAGCGTCGTCCTGGACGGCATTCTTTTCGTTCACGGAGGCGTGAACACCAGCAACGCCGGCTTTGTGCCAAGCCTGGAGGCGACCTCCTACGCGGAGCAGGTGACCGCTGGGCAGTGGTGGCTGCCAGAGGTGGCTCCGCAGGAGGTGGCAACCACGCCGACTGCGACCTCGGCGACGGGCTGGCTCGCTGCCTTGGAGCGGTTCAAAGCCGCCGCCTTTTCCGATTGGGTGAACGGCGCTGCCctgcgcggcgaggcgctgcgcgcgtacGTGTACCCCCGTTTTGTGGCCCCGCACTCGATCGCGGTGGGAACGGTGATGAACGTAGACGGCCCTCACTACATACCTCTCACTGTTGTCGCCTACCTTCTCCAGTCCGGCATCCACACCGTGTGCGGCGGGCACCAGCCGGTCGGCGACACCCCCGCCATCATCCGCCAGCCCGGCGGCTTCACGATCATAGACGCGGACAACTCCTACTGCGGTCGTGGCAACAAGTTCTGCACGCGGTTcaaccgccgcggcgcggcggtgatggagcTCTTGTTTGAGCACCCGGACgaccacggcggcgacgaaaACGTGGCGCCGCacgacgcggtggcggcgccatcgctgaCCGTCCACGGCTACCGTGCCGATGGTGCGCCGTTTGAGTTCGACGCCTACAGCGACTGGCGCGTCGGGCGTTACGTCGGCGACGGTTGGTGGGTGCGGCTGCCACCAgaggccaccgctgccacgtcgtcgttgtctttcagcggcagcgaggcggcgcacgcggGACTCTacgagctgcgccgcacccaGGACGGGTTCCGGCACGAGGAGACGCGGTGggccacagcagcggaggtAGACGCGTGGCTGCGGCAGGCCGCGGCAAGCGGGAAGGCGACGGTGCCAGGAGAgttggcgccgcggcacacgAAAGAGGAGCTCGCCGAGGTGCTCGCCCACCGCCTCAAGACGAAGGTGAAGCGCACCTGAGCAGTCTAGTGTGATCTGGCTGGGCGCCCAGTTCGCGttcgacagcagcgcacctttttctttgtggATGACATGCCTTTGCGCGTCCACGATCACCACCTAACACTTCGTCACCGGCCCGCTCCATCGCACACAttgatgcgcgtgtgtgagcaCCGTTTCGGCGACGGGCGCGTGGCTggcggggggcgggggcagcgGAGGAAGAACAAAAtgaagcggtgcagcacacacacgcgacgGTGGAGTTGTGACGCACGCCCGTCCTTGACGCGGGCGCGCCTTCGTTCGAGAGGAGGAaaccctcccctctcccccatcccTCATGCATTGCATGTTTTGTGTGCCTTCGACTCTGAGTCTTCCTCCAACaccacctccttctctccctctctctctctctctctctctccctccgtcTTCCTGTTGTTGTCTGTTTAGTTGTGATGTCGTCCACGTGGCTTCACGCGCTGCGGGCGTACGCGGCGCGCACTAATGCGACGCCCGCATCGCTCGCCGCTCGATGTCGCCTCTTCGACCAACTGTgtgctgtgcagctgcgcggcctGCCAagcgcgcagctgcatccCGATgccctccccgtcctccGCGAGGCGCGTTGGTCATTGCTGCGTGAAGGCACCACTGCTGAcaaggcggagctgctggagcacatTGTACGGCAGTACGCGCAAGCAAGCGAGAAGGCCATGTACGCAGCGCCCACGGCGTCTTGCAGCCTGGACGGCATAAGAGGCAGTGcagacgcgcagcgccagcagccggGGAAGACGAGCAACCACACGCGCTCCCTGCAAGATAGGTCGCCACAGCATGCGACTCGCAGCGGTACCTCCGGTAGCCTCCTCTCCGGCGTGCAGCTCAGCGAGATGagtgtgctgcagcagctgctgctggagcaggtGCAGTGTCTTGTTGAGGCCAAGGTGTCTGACATTCCCTTGTCGGCGCGCCACTACCGCTACCCAATGCGTTccccgctgctcgccacgGTAAGCCCAGagctgccgcttctcctgctggaggagctcacACAACAGAGCACAGcagtgtcgtcgtcgtcgtcgtcgtcgtcatcggcTCAGTCGAACATAGACTGGGAGGCGCGCGTTGACTGCTGTGTCGGCCTCGTCGCGGCGGGCCAtgtgcaggaggcgctcgcTCTGTGCAGCGATGATGGTAGCACTTTTCGTACTGTGATGCAccgcgtggtgccgctgcgtcgcgaCGGGTGGCGATGCGCGTGGGCGCTGGCCGATGCCGCCCCGCTCTCTCGCGTCCTcgacgacgccaccgccgccgcgggcggCACTGCCTCTCTCCATTGGCTGCGCGgggtgctggaggcg
This portion of the Leishmania major strain Friedlin complete genome, chromosome 5 genome encodes:
- a CDS encoding putative dynein-light chain-protein, which codes for MASGDRITLVDDASVICEDVVNALFSHETRYQHSKIAGLVSAISDQVVQRLTQEAKLPRKYVVLVTILQKNGAGVQTISSCSWNPTSDACYVYKAENKAMHCIITVYGVTV